In Xiphophorus maculatus strain JP 163 A chromosome 9, X_maculatus-5.0-male, whole genome shotgun sequence, the genomic window TGAAATCAATTGTTAATGTAATGTTATAGTTTTCTACATGGCAGAAACAGATatgtagaaaaagaaattgaaagaaaaatttgagaacagtaagaaaaaaaacaaacaatttatcACTTATTTTGGACAAAAAGTAATAGGAGAAAAAGAAACCCAAGATTTTATAATTTCCTGCCCATTTAACTCTCCACACACCAGATAAACTCTTCAATTATTTCCACGTTGACACTTAAACCTCACATTCTCATCCTTAAATGTACAATTacttatacatttttaaacaatagctcatagtaaattatattttagaaaaatattatgcaaaacaaagaatttcTCTTTAATTAGCCTTTTATTATTCTAATCAAAATAAGTCTGGCAagtttttactaaaacaaagCCTTTGGTACACCCGTCCATTTATATTGTATTCGGAAATAAAGTAAAGTTTAAcgaaaattataattttcattgctgggaataaactaaaaatgtttcataaacctaaaaaaaaaaaaaaaatcaaataagccccaaaataatttttgttcagGTAAAAGAAATGATTCACAATGACAGTTTTGCATTTCCTAATTGGGAGAAGAGAAAAGTTCGGGCACAATTTTCGTTATTGCTACGGTTTAATAAGACGAATAAACTGTTGGTACCTAGACGCGTCTCGATGACCTTTACGGAGCTGTTGTAGTGCTTTATGGCCTGGTCGTACTGGTCCATGAAGACCAGCGTCGTAGCAACGTGGTAGTGCGTCTCGGCCAGCAGGCGACAGTGAGGCGGCAAGAGCTTCAGCTGAATAATCAGACACTCCTGGAAGTCTTCTAGCGCCTGAGGATAGTTACCTGGAAATAAAAGATGTTAGACCTGCAGTGGAGACAGACGACACTACTGTGAGCTGTTTGGTTCTGCAGTTTACCTGTTTCTGCACTGACTTCACCCAGTTTCAGATAAGCCTGTGCTGCCATCAGCTGGTCGTCTTTGCTTTCCTTTCTGCAGAGAAGAGAAATTTATTAACAGGTTCTCaaaataaagactaaaacaGGATTAATCTAATCattgagagagaaaaatcagATATGTACCTTAACTTTTCCACATGAAACACACTTgccttttaaaaatgactttggcCACCTCAAGCATCTCCCAAGCCAACTGCAAATTCCcaacatcctcctcttcctgaaAGCGTTTCAAAATTTAAGAATACTTTCACCCCacaaggaaattaaataattgctATCCATGTAAAATATTCCAGAAATTGCAGGTTTCTTTAAACAGGAGCTCACGTTATCTTGTGTGTTCTCTTTGTCCTCGTCTTCATCGTCGTCAtctgaagtttaaaaataaaaagtgttaaaggatttataaaatttaaaacttttagaaaagcataaaaaccataaaaaaaaactaaaaagtttcCCCTGCCACACACCAGTGTCTCCCTTCAGTTCACCATGTGAGATGTTTTGACGTAaagcgttaaaaaaaaaaaaagtttaaaacaccGGTGCTTTGTCTCTAAACATCTACTACCCTCTGAAGTTTCATCAGTCTGTTCAGCCTCTGCATTTGATTCTTCAATTccttcatcctcttcctcttcttcattCACAGCTTCTGCTGAAGCATCTCGGACCTCTTCGGTTGCTTGGACAGAACTTTTCTCCTCCCCAACATCAGCAGCACCTGAGGTTTCTCCTGCCTCAGGGTCTACTGGCTCCTCTGACTCTGCGTTTTCGTTTTTCACCTCCTCTTTCGGCTCTACCTTCTCTGCCATTGCATCACAGACCTGCTTTCGCAGCTCTTCTCTAGTTTTCTCTGCACCAGAGTGgcaaacatttgatttattgacATTATCTCAGCAGAAGTGTACAGAAAAAATCAGTTTAAGTCAGATACCTGATTACTCTttgcaaaaaattacaaaaatattttagaaatgttcaaatttaaagaaatgactTGAGCCAGGTTGCATGGATCAAAATGACGGTGAAGTAAACTGACCGTCAAGGTTGTCTGCAGTCTCCAGGTTTGGGTTTTTgggctgctcctcttcctcagattCTTCTGGGACTCCCTCCAGAGCGTTACCAAGGACACCGTTCTCCATCCTGGTTCACAAAACAGGATTagctcaaaataaaacttttgttta contains:
- the nasp gene encoding nuclear autoantigenic sperm protein isoform X1; translation: MPVETSTASGSGSAEEKPCSSTAAAETSGDVMEEAKKLIGTGKRHLVMGDVVSAVNVFQEACSMLAAKYGDTADECGEAFFLCGKSLLELARMENGVLGNALEGVPEESEEEEQPKNPNLETADNLDEKTREELRKQVCDAMAEKVEPKEEVKNENAESEEPVDPEAGETSGAADVGEEKSSVQATEEVRDASAEAVNEEEEEDEGIEESNAEAEQTDETSEDDDDEDEDKENTQDNEEEDVGNLQLAWEMLEVAKVIFKRKESKDDQLMAAQAYLKLGEVSAETGNYPQALEDFQECLIIQLKLLPPHCRLLAETHYHVATTLVFMDQYDQAIKHYNSSVKVIETRLAMLQEVIDAAAGDDGAAEEKSELEELRQLLPEIREKVEDTKESQRTASAASQAIQQTLGAPSTSSTFPCENGGPSSSTAFASTSQIPVKTSESALSSKAVSDISHLVRKKRKPEEESPVKDTDAKQLKQEATVNGSGDSSASNSSETQEGKSKESAAVESSS
- the nasp gene encoding nuclear autoantigenic sperm protein isoform X2 translates to MPVETSTASGSGSAEEKPCSSTAAAETSGDVMEEAKKLIGTGKRHLVMGDVVSAVNVFQEACSMLAAKYGDTADECGEAFFLCGKSLLELARMENGVLGNALEGVPEESEEEEQPKNPNLETADNLDEKTREELRKQVCDAMAEKVEPKEEVKNENAESEEPVDPEAGETSGAADVGEEKSSVQATEEVRDASAEAVNEEEEEDEGIEESNAEAEQTDETSEDDDDEDEDKENTQDNEEEDVGNLQLAWEMLEVAKVIFKRKESKDDQLMAAQAYLKLGEVSAETGNYPQALEDFQECLIIQLKLLPPHCRLLAETHYHVATTLVFMDQYDQAIKHYNSSVKVIETRLAMLQEVIDAAAGDDGAAEEKSELEELRQLLPEIREKVEDTKESQRTASAASQAIQQTLGAPSTSSTFPCENGGPSSSTAFASTSQIPVKTSESALSSKAVSDISHLVRKKSAAVESSS